A genomic window from Acinetobacter lwoffii includes:
- a CDS encoding TonB-dependent receptor plug domain-containing protein translates to MRFAYSPLSIAVLTALSTSSFAEESNYQESILKEATVKFSTIIIEAQQANEVGKTVYSKEDLESTPNSSKNITDFLKVNPNVQFSQSQLAAGSQGEIKPAEISINGAQTFQNNFIVNGVSNNLLINPANSNTNTFQDIGTGAQAMAVNTDLLCELEVLDSNVSAAYGQFTGGVINAKICAPQTEIGKIHGSITYDYTESDWARYNSISPLEESKFEEPTDDYQKEYTKQGLSTNIYGKLSNDWGFNAYASQRESIIPVKSGFETPKTIDQERHISNLGATLFYTPNASTKAKFGLDYGLLDSLSYVDSNRDSGSTTETETLTLFSELEHQFNLGTLVHKLNFQNSATQRIADNNYSMHWYYAEGSKDWNNTDVVREGAIMGEIKQLQDVLSYDLQANIDPFKVGQSQHNMTLGAGYSHAHVEWKRAEDVLLATKINLKELGKDTTCLQSDPYCDDKLTINGWNGQYIAGGTLYKAGAIQAQQDRLNIFIEDNIQWNDQFSTRFGVRADYDSLSSNINIAPRSRLSYKPFSNDQLHLSAGWNRYYGQQTLGTELNEIQNDLLYKLSREKPHAPWVATQTALSSGARSSALNTPFSDETALGLNTQIQNWDLGLKWVNRKYQDEISKTKATPFDGSKFFYEYNNDGSGKADIYTLTLKNRQPIALGDSQHLFALGFDYSEVFRSYIDYTSAYDQAIQDEWVSYDGQIIRWSDRPPPNFNQPWTARVNWDITFDTLPVRISNFFSYKDSYDDMVAVSDKNDKVEYEGELLDTYLASEIKPKFTWDMRTTYDWEISKDLRAIFGLTINNVTNRVNTYTTGSTSNDRPRVMTEIGRQFIADVTFKF, encoded by the coding sequence ATGCGTTTTGCTTATTCCCCACTTTCTATTGCGGTTCTAACAGCTTTATCAACATCTAGTTTTGCAGAAGAATCAAATTATCAAGAATCCATCCTCAAGGAAGCTACGGTTAAGTTCAGCACGATTATTATCGAAGCTCAGCAAGCAAATGAAGTGGGAAAAACAGTTTATTCAAAAGAAGATTTAGAAAGTACGCCAAATAGCTCAAAGAACATTACCGATTTTTTAAAAGTGAATCCGAATGTGCAGTTTAGTCAGTCACAACTTGCAGCAGGTTCTCAAGGTGAAATTAAACCTGCCGAAATCTCAATTAATGGTGCACAAACCTTCCAAAACAATTTCATTGTGAATGGTGTTTCCAACAACCTACTTATTAATCCAGCAAATTCAAACACAAATACGTTTCAAGATATTGGGACTGGCGCACAAGCTATGGCAGTGAACACTGACCTACTTTGTGAGCTTGAAGTATTAGATAGCAATGTGTCTGCCGCTTATGGTCAATTCACAGGTGGTGTTATAAATGCTAAAATATGCGCACCGCAAACAGAGATAGGTAAAATTCACGGTTCTATCACTTACGATTACACTGAAAGTGATTGGGCTCGCTACAACTCAATTTCACCTTTAGAAGAAAGTAAATTTGAAGAACCTACAGATGACTACCAAAAGGAATATACCAAACAAGGTCTAAGCACCAATATTTATGGGAAGCTCTCGAATGATTGGGGCTTTAATGCTTATGCTTCTCAAAGAGAGTCCATTATTCCAGTCAAAAGTGGCTTTGAAACACCTAAAACAATTGATCAAGAACGACATATCTCAAATCTTGGTGCAACATTATTTTATACACCAAACGCCTCAACCAAAGCGAAGTTTGGTTTGGATTATGGATTGCTGGACAGTTTGAGCTATGTGGACAGCAATCGTGATTCGGGAAGTACCACTGAAACCGAAACACTTACATTATTCTCTGAACTCGAACACCAATTCAATCTAGGTACTCTCGTACATAAACTTAATTTCCAAAACTCGGCGACACAACGCATTGCAGATAATAACTACAGTATGCATTGGTACTACGCCGAAGGAAGTAAAGATTGGAATAATACCGATGTTGTTCGAGAAGGCGCCATCATGGGAGAAATCAAACAACTCCAAGACGTTCTCTCTTACGACCTACAAGCCAATATAGACCCATTTAAAGTTGGTCAATCCCAACACAACATGACTCTAGGTGCGGGTTATAGCCATGCTCATGTTGAGTGGAAACGAGCCGAGGATGTTTTACTCGCGACAAAGATCAACTTAAAAGAACTTGGCAAAGATACTACCTGCCTTCAAAGTGACCCATATTGTGATGATAAACTAACGATAAATGGTTGGAATGGACAATATATCGCTGGTGGCACTCTGTACAAAGCTGGTGCTATCCAAGCTCAGCAAGATCGCCTAAATATATTTATTGAAGATAATATTCAGTGGAATGATCAATTTTCAACACGCTTTGGTGTTCGCGCTGATTATGACTCTTTAAGTAGTAATATCAATATTGCTCCTCGTAGCCGTCTCTCTTACAAACCCTTTAGTAATGATCAATTGCATTTATCCGCGGGATGGAATCGCTACTATGGTCAGCAAACTTTAGGTACAGAGCTGAATGAAATTCAAAATGATTTGCTCTACAAACTGTCACGTGAAAAACCACATGCGCCTTGGGTAGCAACACAAACTGCACTATCCAGCGGTGCGCGTAGTTCAGCGCTCAATACCCCTTTCAGTGACGAGACTGCTTTAGGCCTGAATACACAAATCCAGAATTGGGATCTAGGGCTAAAATGGGTCAATCGCAAATATCAGGATGAAATATCAAAAACTAAAGCTACTCCTTTCGATGGATCAAAATTCTTCTACGAATATAACAATGATGGAAGTGGCAAAGCTGACATCTACACCTTAACACTTAAAAATCGTCAACCGATCGCTCTGGGGGATAGCCAACATTTATTTGCCTTGGGATTTGACTACAGTGAAGTCTTCCGCAGTTATATAGATTACACTTCAGCCTATGATCAAGCCATTCAAGATGAATGGGTCTCTTATGATGGTCAAATTATCCGTTGGTCAGACCGCCCTCCCCCAAACTTTAACCAACCATGGACCGCACGAGTAAATTGGGACATTACATTCGATACACTGCCTGTACGTATTTCAAACTTCTTTAGCTATAAAGACAGTTACGATGATATGGTTGCAGTCTCCGATAAAAATGACAAAGTCGAATATGAAGGTGAACTGCTTGATACCTATTTAGCCTCTGAAATTAAACCCAAATTTACATGGGATATGCGCACCACCTATGACTGGGAAATTTCAAAAGATTTAAGGGCAATTTTTGGTTTAACCATTAACAACGTAACCAACCGCGTGAATACCTATACAACAGGCTCGACCTCAAATGATAGACCACGTGTGATGACTGAAATCGGCCGCCAATTTATTGCAGATGTTACTTTTAAATTCTAG
- the argG gene encoding argininosuccinate synthase, with translation MSDNATILQNVPVGKKVGIAFSGGLDTSAALLWMKQKGAEPYAYTANLGQPDEDDYDAIPKKAEAYGAVKARLIDCRLQLALEGIAAIQCGAFHISTGGMPYFNTTPLGRAVTGTMLVTAMKEDDVNIWGDGSTYKGNDIERFYRYGLLTNPALKIYKPWLDQTFIDELGGRAEMSQFLIDNGFDYKMSKEKAYSTDSNMLGATHEAKDLEYLNAGIKIVEPIMGVAFWKDDVEVKAEEVSITFEEGFPVAINGQRIEDPVEFILEANRIGGRHGLGMSDQIENRIIEAKSRGIYEAPGMALLHIAYERLVTGIHNEDTIEQYRINGLRLGRLLYQGRWFDSQALMLRETAQRWVAKAVTGTVTIELRRGNDYTIMNTESPNLTYEAERLTMEKGDSMFSPMDRIGQLTMRNLDITDTRAKLGIYTETGLLAVGSASAVPQLKDKN, from the coding sequence ATGTCTGATAATGCAACTATCTTGCAGAATGTCCCAGTAGGTAAAAAAGTTGGTATTGCCTTCTCTGGTGGTCTAGATACTTCTGCTGCTCTTTTGTGGATGAAACAAAAAGGCGCTGAACCTTATGCTTACACAGCAAACTTGGGTCAGCCAGACGAAGACGATTACGATGCGATTCCAAAAAAAGCTGAAGCTTATGGCGCAGTAAAAGCACGTTTAATCGACTGCCGTTTACAGCTTGCATTAGAAGGTATTGCTGCAATTCAATGTGGTGCGTTCCATATTTCTACAGGTGGTATGCCTTATTTCAACACGACACCATTGGGTCGTGCAGTAACTGGCACCATGCTTGTAACTGCCATGAAAGAAGATGACGTTAACATCTGGGGTGACGGTTCGACTTATAAAGGCAATGACATTGAACGTTTCTACCGTTATGGCTTGTTGACCAATCCTGCGCTTAAAATTTACAAGCCTTGGTTAGACCAAACCTTCATTGACGAGCTGGGCGGCCGTGCAGAAATGTCACAGTTCCTGATCGACAATGGTTTTGACTATAAAATGTCAAAAGAAAAAGCTTATTCAACTGACTCAAACATGCTGGGTGCGACGCACGAAGCCAAAGATCTTGAATACCTGAATGCAGGCATCAAAATCGTTGAGCCAATCATGGGCGTTGCGTTCTGGAAAGATGACGTAGAAGTGAAAGCTGAAGAAGTATCGATTACTTTTGAAGAAGGCTTCCCGGTTGCGATTAACGGTCAACGCATTGAAGATCCAGTTGAATTTATTCTTGAAGCGAACCGCATCGGTGGCCGTCACGGTCTAGGTATGTCGGATCAAATCGAAAACCGTATCATCGAAGCGAAATCTCGCGGTATCTATGAAGCTCCGGGTATGGCGCTGCTTCACATTGCTTATGAGCGTCTGGTAACGGGTATTCATAACGAAGATACGATTGAACAATACCGCATTAACGGTTTACGTTTAGGTCGTTTGCTGTACCAAGGTCGCTGGTTCGATTCTCAAGCGCTTATGCTACGTGAAACTGCACAGCGTTGGGTCGCTAAAGCAGTTACTGGCACAGTAACAATCGAACTTCGTCGTGGTAATGATTACACGATTATGAACACTGAATCTCCAAACCTCACTTATGAAGCTGAGCGTTTAACTATGGAGAAAGGTGATTCTATGTTCTCGCCGATGGATCGTATCGGTCAGTTGACTATGCGTAACCTGGATATCACGGATACACGTGCGAAACTGGGCATCTATACAGAAACTGGTTTACTGGCAGTCGGTTCTGCATCTGCAGTGCCACAACTGAAAGACAAAAACTAA
- a CDS encoding NADPH-dependent 2,4-dienoyl-CoA reductase → MTTTRYANILKPLHLGFTTIKNRVVMGSMHTGLEDRFYNYPKLAAYFGERAKGGVGLLITGGISPNRQGWLLPAGGTMNTLGDIAPHRLVTHAVHKHGAKILLQILHAGRYGYQPFVVSASPIKSPISPFKPREMSDKQILNTIQDYVKTASIAKKAGYDGVEIMGSEGYLLNQFLSRHVNQRNDRWGGPIENRMRFAVEIVKAIRSEIGEKFIICFRLSLLDLVHDGNTMQEVITVAKALEKAGITLLNTGIGWHEARIPTIVTSVPRAAFVDYTAEVKKHVSVPVIASNRINMPDTAEAILASGQADMVQMARPLLADAFWVNKTATNRVDEINTCIACNQACLDHTFKNQRATCLVNPRAAYETELVYIKTKKPKSIAVIGGGVAGLSAATVAASRGHDVTLFEANHEVGGQFNLAKVIPGKEEFHETIRYFKVQLEKTGVDLRLNTRVNREQLEREGFDEVIVATGVVPRALNIEGSQAPQVLSYAEVLRGAPVGDRVAVIGAGGIGFDVSEFLLKPPHQVQPQPVDEWKREWGVDSQPDYVTEGGLQRAEVEPPVREIYLLQRKKTPLGAGLGKTSGWVHRAQLKKHAVRMLRGVQYKSVTDEGLWIEVDGHAQLLRVDTIVVCAGQESVKDLMPSAGENTLAQYHIIGGAKLAAELDAKRAIREGAELAAKL, encoded by the coding sequence ATGACCACGACGCGCTATGCCAATATTTTAAAACCACTTCATCTGGGTTTCACCACCATTAAAAACCGGGTGGTAATGGGATCGATGCATACTGGTCTGGAAGACCGCTTCTATAACTATCCTAAACTGGCTGCGTATTTTGGTGAACGAGCAAAGGGTGGCGTAGGTCTGCTGATTACAGGGGGAATATCGCCAAACCGTCAAGGCTGGTTGTTGCCGGCGGGCGGTACCATGAATACCTTGGGCGATATTGCGCCACATCGTCTGGTAACGCATGCAGTGCATAAGCATGGCGCCAAAATTCTTTTGCAGATTCTGCATGCCGGACGTTATGGCTATCAGCCTTTTGTGGTTTCAGCCAGTCCGATCAAATCGCCGATTTCTCCTTTTAAACCGCGTGAAATGTCAGATAAACAGATTCTGAATACCATTCAGGATTATGTAAAAACTGCCAGCATTGCCAAAAAAGCCGGCTATGATGGCGTGGAAATCATGGGTTCTGAAGGCTATTTGCTGAATCAGTTTTTAAGCCGTCATGTCAATCAGCGTAACGACCGTTGGGGTGGCCCGATCGAAAACCGGATGCGTTTTGCCGTAGAAATTGTTAAAGCGATTCGTTCTGAAATTGGTGAGAAATTTATTATCTGTTTCCGTTTGTCGCTTCTCGATTTGGTGCATGATGGCAATACCATGCAGGAAGTCATTACCGTAGCTAAAGCTTTGGAAAAGGCTGGAATTACTTTGCTCAATACCGGGATTGGCTGGCATGAAGCACGTATTCCCACCATTGTGACTTCTGTACCGCGAGCTGCTTTTGTTGATTATACCGCTGAAGTCAAAAAACATGTTTCAGTGCCGGTGATTGCATCCAACCGGATCAATATGCCAGACACTGCCGAGGCGATTCTGGCCTCTGGTCAGGCAGATATGGTGCAGATGGCACGTCCACTTTTGGCCGATGCTTTCTGGGTCAATAAAACCGCGACCAATCGTGTTGATGAAATCAATACCTGTATTGCCTGTAATCAGGCTTGTCTGGATCATACCTTTAAAAACCAGCGGGCAACCTGTCTGGTCAATCCGCGTGCCGCTTATGAAACCGAACTGGTTTATATCAAAACCAAAAAACCGAAAAGTATTGCAGTGATTGGCGGGGGAGTTGCAGGTCTGTCTGCTGCTACGGTCGCAGCCAGTCGCGGGCATGATGTGACGCTTTTTGAGGCCAATCATGAAGTAGGCGGGCAGTTCAACCTGGCTAAAGTCATTCCAGGGAAAGAGGAATTTCACGAAACGATTCGTTATTTTAAAGTGCAGCTAGAAAAAACCGGAGTTGATCTGCGTCTCAATACCCGTGTCAATCGCGAGCAGTTGGAGCGTGAAGGTTTTGATGAGGTGATTGTGGCTACAGGTGTCGTGCCGCGTGCCTTGAATATCGAAGGCAGTCAGGCACCACAAGTCTTGTCTTATGCAGAAGTGCTACGCGGCGCGCCTGTCGGTGATCGTGTTGCGGTCATCGGCGCGGGTGGTATTGGTTTTGATGTGTCGGAGTTTTTATTAAAGCCGCCGCATCAGGTACAGCCGCAACCTGTGGATGAGTGGAAACGTGAATGGGGTGTTGATTCCCAACCAGATTATGTGACTGAAGGCGGGTTACAGCGTGCTGAAGTCGAACCACCAGTACGGGAAATTTATTTATTACAACGTAAAAAAACACCACTTGGCGCAGGACTGGGCAAGACTTCAGGCTGGGTACATCGTGCCCAGTTAAAAAAACATGCCGTGCGGATGTTGCGCGGTGTGCAATATAAATCTGTCACGGATGAAGGCTTATGGATTGAGGTAGATGGCCATGCTCAATTATTGCGTGTGGATACCATTGTGGTATGTGCAGGTCAGGAATCGGTAAAAGACCTGATGCCGAGTGCTGGGGAAAATACCTTGGCGCAGTATCATATTATTGGCGGTGCAAAACTGGCTGCTGAACTCGATGCCAAGCGCGCCATTCGTGAGGGAGCGGAATTAGCAGCTAAACTGTAA
- the rnt gene encoding ribonuclease T translates to MEKSVTNETLPIIGQRFRGFLPVVVDVETAGFNAQTDALLEIAAIPIVYNEEGQFVPGQAYHAHINPFEGANLDRRSLEFIGIDPSNPMRIAMAEDEKTALKRIFKSVNEVRRQQNCTHAVLVGHNAHFDLGFLQAAIARTGTKNQNPFHSFSVFDTVTLSAVMFGQTVLAKSCIQAGIEFDGKEAHSALYDTQKTAELFCYILNKLAPHLLDTLVADQ, encoded by the coding sequence ATGGAGAAAAGTGTGACAAATGAAACGCTCCCAATCATTGGTCAACGTTTTCGTGGATTCTTACCTGTAGTTGTCGATGTCGAGACTGCAGGTTTTAATGCGCAGACTGATGCATTGCTGGAAATTGCGGCCATTCCGATTGTTTATAATGAGGAGGGTCAATTTGTGCCGGGTCAAGCTTACCATGCACATATCAATCCTTTCGAAGGGGCAAATCTCGACCGACGTTCGCTGGAGTTTATTGGGATCGATCCTTCGAATCCGATGCGAATCGCAATGGCCGAAGATGAAAAAACTGCGCTTAAGCGTATTTTTAAATCTGTGAATGAAGTGCGTCGCCAGCAAAACTGTACCCATGCAGTTTTAGTTGGACACAATGCACATTTCGATTTGGGTTTTCTTCAGGCCGCGATTGCGCGTACCGGAACCAAAAACCAGAACCCATTTCATAGTTTTTCTGTCTTCGATACAGTGACTTTAAGTGCGGTGATGTTTGGTCAGACCGTACTGGCAAAATCCTGTATTCAGGCTGGGATTGAGTTTGATGGCAAAGAAGCCCATTCTGCATTATATGATACGCAGAAGACCGCTGAACTGTTTTGCTATATTTTAAACAAACTCGCACCTCACCTGCTTGACACTCTGGTGGCGGATCAATAA
- the pyrC gene encoding dihydroorotase, which produces MNTITILQPDDWHVHLRDGLALQRTVPDLAKQFSRAICMPNLVPPVKTVEEANVYRERIMAHVPEGVNFDPRMVLYFTDNTPASEVKKIKESAHVNAIKLYPAGATTNSDSGVSDMSKVYGVIEQLEEHQVPLLLHGEVTHNHVDIFDREKRFLDEVLAPLLRQFPKLKLVLEHITTSEAANFVLEQDRNVAATITPQHLLFNRNDMLVGGIKPHFYCLPILKRQTHQQTLLEVATSGNPKFFLGTDSAPHSKNAKENACGCAGCYSAPTAIELYAQAFDQVGKIERLEGFASHFGADFYGLPRNTNTITLVKEDQVIPESLDYLDGEQIIPLYAGKTIQWRKV; this is translated from the coding sequence TTGAATACGATTACGATTCTCCAGCCAGATGATTGGCACGTTCACCTGCGTGATGGTTTAGCACTTCAACGTACCGTTCCCGATTTAGCCAAGCAGTTTTCTCGCGCCATTTGCATGCCAAATCTGGTGCCACCCGTTAAAACTGTCGAAGAAGCCAATGTCTACCGTGAACGTATCATGGCACATGTGCCTGAAGGGGTAAATTTCGACCCGCGTATGGTGCTGTATTTCACTGACAACACCCCGGCAAGCGAAGTTAAAAAGATCAAAGAATCTGCGCATGTCAATGCCATCAAGCTCTATCCTGCGGGTGCGACCACCAACTCCGATAGTGGTGTGAGCGATATGAGCAAAGTCTACGGCGTAATTGAACAGCTTGAAGAACACCAAGTGCCTTTATTGCTACATGGTGAAGTGACGCATAATCATGTCGATATTTTTGACCGTGAAAAGCGTTTCCTGGATGAAGTGCTGGCTCCCTTACTCAGACAATTTCCCAAGCTGAAACTGGTGCTCGAACACATCACCACCAGCGAAGCAGCAAACTTTGTACTTGAGCAAGACCGTAATGTCGCTGCAACCATTACGCCGCAACATTTATTGTTTAACCGCAATGACATGCTGGTTGGTGGGATCAAGCCGCATTTCTACTGCTTGCCGATTTTAAAACGTCAAACGCATCAGCAAACTTTGCTGGAAGTCGCAACCAGCGGTAATCCTAAATTTTTCCTGGGAACAGATAGCGCGCCGCATTCAAAAAATGCAAAAGAAAATGCGTGTGGCTGTGCAGGATGTTATAGTGCGCCGACTGCCATTGAGCTGTATGCTCAGGCATTTGATCAGGTGGGTAAAATTGAACGCCTGGAAGGTTTTGCCAGCCATTTTGGTGCAGACTTCTATGGCCTGCCACGTAATACCAATACCATTACCCTGGTTAAAGAAGATCAAGTAATCCCTGAAAGTTTAGACTATCTGGATGGTGAACAGATTATCCCACTGTATGCTGGTAAAACCATTCAATGGAGAAAAGTGTGA
- a CDS encoding amino acid permease, with protein MHSSPNDATHQGNSAPLKRAMSTRHLVMISLGGAIGTGLFLGSGEVIAQTGPVGAILAYLLGGIIAYMVMLCLGELAVHMPESGSFGAYAKRYIGPGTGYTITWLYWLTWSVTLGTEFTAAALLMQEWFPDISMWLWTIIFGVFVFSLNMISTRWFAESEFWLALVKVVTVVAFILLGLLAIFGVLGYQGYEAAPLFTNLTAQGWFPEGLFPIFATMLIVNFAFSGTELIGVAAGETEDPAKNVPKAINTAIFRLLIFFVGTIIVVTALLPHQEAGLAAEGVSSSPFVTVFQHIGIPYAEDIIRFVIITALLSAANSGLFAASRMMWSLSYSKQLPAVFSRLNARGVPYIAVMVTMLGALPGLLSEQFAPETIFTNLLGVAAFTMVVVWMSICLSQFNFRRQWYKQGHTAKELGFAAPLFPIVPILGFVFCFITCVSMVFDPSMRISFVGCLLFIAACYASYYAFYHNKS; from the coding sequence ATGCACTCATCTCCGAATGATGCTACGCATCAGGGCAATTCTGCGCCTTTAAAACGCGCTATGAGTACTCGACATCTGGTCATGATTTCGCTTGGTGGCGCAATCGGAACAGGCCTATTCTTAGGGTCGGGTGAAGTCATTGCACAAACGGGGCCTGTAGGTGCCATTCTCGCTTATCTCCTGGGCGGTATTATCGCGTACATGGTGATGCTATGTTTGGGCGAACTTGCCGTTCATATGCCAGAATCTGGTTCATTTGGTGCTTATGCCAAACGCTATATTGGGCCAGGCACAGGCTATACCATCACCTGGTTATACTGGCTGACGTGGTCGGTCACTCTCGGAACTGAATTTACTGCAGCGGCCTTGCTGATGCAGGAATGGTTCCCGGACATTTCTATGTGGTTATGGACCATTATCTTTGGTGTATTCGTATTTAGTCTAAATATGATTTCTACTCGCTGGTTTGCCGAATCCGAATTCTGGCTGGCACTGGTGAAAGTGGTCACGGTTGTTGCTTTTATTCTTTTAGGTCTATTGGCCATCTTTGGTGTTCTGGGCTATCAAGGCTATGAAGCTGCACCTTTATTTACCAATCTGACTGCACAAGGCTGGTTCCCTGAAGGTCTATTCCCGATTTTTGCTACGATGCTGATCGTGAACTTTGCCTTCTCTGGTACCGAGCTGATTGGTGTGGCTGCCGGTGAAACTGAAGATCCTGCGAAAAATGTCCCTAAAGCGATTAATACGGCAATTTTCCGCTTATTAATTTTCTTTGTAGGTACCATTATCGTGGTAACAGCCTTACTTCCGCATCAGGAAGCGGGCTTAGCCGCTGAAGGCGTGAGTAGCAGCCCATTCGTAACCGTATTCCAGCACATTGGTATCCCATATGCTGAAGACATCATCCGCTTTGTCATTATCACTGCATTGTTGTCTGCTGCCAACTCAGGTCTATTTGCTGCTTCACGTATGATGTGGTCATTGTCATACAGCAAACAGTTACCTGCCGTATTCTCAAGACTGAATGCTCGCGGTGTACCGTATATTGCAGTCATGGTGACCATGCTGGGTGCATTGCCAGGTTTATTGTCTGAACAGTTTGCGCCAGAAACGATCTTTACCAACTTGCTGGGCGTTGCGGCGTTTACCATGGTGGTGGTCTGGATGAGTATTTGCTTAAGCCAGTTCAACTTCCGTCGTCAGTGGTATAAACAAGGTCATACGGCTAAAGAGCTGGGCTTCGCTGCACCATTGTTCCCGATTGTGCCAATCCTGGGCTTTGTGTTCTGTTTTATTACCTGTGTCAGTATGGTCTTTGATCCATCAATGCGCATCAGCTTCGTAGGATGTCTGCTGTTTATTGCAGCGTGTTATGCAAGTTATTATGCCTTTTATCACAACAAGTCTTAA
- a CDS encoding GGDEF domain-containing protein, with protein MEYKYNLAKLQDDKEDIEQLITRQSQRVGPVFPQNLEQEFWTKNLERARKHVEKYVWAGVLAYFLFLVVMIPTDYWSISKEYFVHDFVLCMLGLLNGGVSLIIFYMFSCLPKIKRFFPQASMLLVFWVQVSVSCITMSIKTEALQHQSMAIVTIVYILGYILTGIKPIQMLVTGLLAAATTILVLFSLSVEFNPMVFGRILIGSCLLGYVISHMIFARERVIFLYSIRARISEQIQRIHTNELLHLSQYDELTKISNRRTFDETLEVHFERARREETALAILFIDVDFFKNYNDFYGHQKGDDVISTIAKTIKNAIRHMDFVARYGGEEFVVLLPETDAHGAYAVASNIFKAIDRLEIPHEKSSVAKHITISLGITVYRGEEDIDKDALLGIADQALYRAKQLGRNQIYYQSIRSVNSDIANG; from the coding sequence ATGGAATACAAGTACAATCTAGCGAAATTGCAAGATGATAAAGAAGACATAGAACAACTGATTACACGGCAAAGCCAGCGTGTAGGCCCGGTCTTCCCTCAAAATCTGGAACAAGAATTCTGGACCAAAAATCTGGAACGCGCCCGCAAACATGTCGAAAAATATGTGTGGGCTGGGGTATTGGCCTATTTCCTTTTTTTAGTGGTAATGATTCCTACAGATTACTGGAGCATCAGCAAAGAATATTTCGTGCATGATTTTGTCCTGTGTATGTTGGGCCTGCTCAATGGCGGCGTGTCATTAATCATTTTTTATATGTTCTCCTGTTTACCCAAGATCAAGCGCTTTTTTCCTCAGGCTTCGATGCTGTTGGTGTTCTGGGTACAGGTGTCAGTTTCATGTATCACCATGTCGATTAAAACTGAAGCCTTGCAGCATCAATCCATGGCGATAGTCACGATCGTGTATATCCTGGGTTATATTCTGACCGGTATTAAACCGATTCAGATGCTGGTCACCGGATTACTCGCTGCGGCAACTACTATTCTTGTATTGTTTAGCCTTTCAGTTGAATTTAATCCTATGGTTTTTGGACGGATTTTAATTGGAAGTTGCTTGCTGGGTTATGTGATTAGCCATATGATTTTTGCCCGTGAGCGTGTGATTTTTCTCTATAGTATTCGCGCCAGAATCAGTGAGCAGATCCAGCGTATTCATACCAACGAATTATTACATTTGAGTCAGTATGATGAACTGACCAAGATTTCCAATCGACGCACCTTTGATGAGACACTGGAGGTCCATTTCGAACGTGCACGCCGTGAAGAAACGGCTTTGGCGATTCTGTTTATCGATGTAGATTTCTTTAAAAATTACAACGATTTTTATGGACATCAGAAAGGTGATGATGTCATTTCGACGATTGCCAAAACCATCAAGAATGCGATCCGTCATATGGACTTTGTCGCACGTTATGGCGGGGAGGAGTTTGTAGTGCTCTTGCCAGAAACGGATGCACATGGTGCTTATGCAGTGGCTTCAAATATTTTTAAGGCGATTGACCGTCTGGAAATCCCGCATGAAAAATCCTCGGTTGCGAAACATATCACCATCAGTTTAGGCATTACCGTCTATCGTGGTGAGGAAGATATTGATAAGGATGCATTGTTGGGAATCGCGGATCAGGCGCTATATCGTGCCAAACAGCTTGGACGCAACCAGATTTATTATCAGTCTATTCGATCAGTCAATTCAGATATTGCAAATGGCTAG